A genomic window from Halomonas sp. LR3S48 includes:
- a CDS encoding EAL domain-containing protein, giving the protein MSTSTHREPRPHLSLTWRVLALSSLLLLVLAGLFTWLGHANLTRQFEESRKESNRREAREIQLALQRSEASLQQIAALAAASPDLGPALANDDQAELIGSLSSQWPTLQLEAGIDEILVFDVQGSQLAEWGEAQVDRDRPVQDWVSKVMETEYPLSALRCANDCRQYAAVPILVEGESVGMIVLSRSLADVTRQAQQVSGSDVALLITGAHEAEVMPERHLAAWNGHLAALTHTHDYLPLLQRAAQMAMLSDILQTPLRLQHAGRDYELSAVRMEADDSRRSTGFFLLAADITTQIRTIQQNTRNLLLVGIGGWLAAELLLLAILLRPMARLRRLAGVLPILAQGGFAKARSVIPVPNSRFEDEIDVLEDTTLALADQLEALEQEVSTRGQQLAERVDELARERDFVGSLLDTARVFIVTQNDQGSITLINDYALTTLAMQEERLLGRAFDDIFISRSDNGTNEDTSQEERSLVTANGRQRIIAWYHAPLASHSDSRAARISVGLDITERKLAEARLTWLAERDPLTELYNRRYFQEALGLVMRRGRCGAVLLLDLDHFKDVNELSGHHTGDQLLRMVADTLFQEFGHCGIIARLGGDEFAMLLEGADTRRAISIAKQITPLLDNTGLDAGGQRHRATASLGIALFPVHGDNPADLMANADLAMYKAKESGSQRWHLLSTLERAKDELQERVYWVERIRQAIDEEGFELMVQPIVRLSDGDVRHYEVLLRMRGPQGALISPAHFIPVAERSGQIVQIDRWVLRNSLRALSRVQAQGISLAVNLSGQTLHDEGLKQFLMEELSATGADPHHLILEITETAAVTDFSSARGVLQALRDLGCRTALDDFGVGFSSFHYLGELPVDFIKIDGAFIRTLHTNTDSQVIVKAIADIAAGFGKLAIAEFVDQEALIPILTSYGIAYGQGYHLGKPAPLRDTF; this is encoded by the coding sequence ATGAGCACTTCCACACACCGGGAACCCCGCCCTCATCTAAGCCTGACCTGGCGAGTGCTTGCCTTGAGCAGCCTGTTGCTGTTGGTGCTGGCGGGGCTCTTCACCTGGCTCGGCCATGCCAACCTGACGCGCCAGTTCGAGGAGAGCCGCAAGGAGAGCAACCGGCGGGAAGCACGTGAAATCCAGCTTGCCCTGCAGCGATCCGAGGCCAGCCTGCAGCAAATTGCGGCACTGGCTGCCGCCTCTCCCGACTTGGGGCCGGCGCTGGCGAACGACGATCAGGCGGAGCTGATCGGCTCGCTGTCGTCCCAGTGGCCCACGCTCCAGCTCGAAGCCGGTATCGACGAGATCCTGGTGTTCGACGTCCAAGGCAGCCAGTTGGCCGAATGGGGCGAGGCCCAGGTAGACAGGGACCGCCCTGTCCAGGATTGGGTCAGCAAGGTGATGGAAACCGAATACCCGCTCTCGGCACTGCGCTGTGCCAACGACTGTCGGCAATATGCCGCCGTCCCCATCCTGGTCGAGGGCGAAAGCGTCGGCATGATCGTACTGTCACGCTCGCTGGCAGACGTGACCCGCCAGGCCCAGCAGGTTTCCGGCAGCGATGTTGCCCTGTTGATTACCGGGGCTCATGAAGCGGAGGTGATGCCTGAGCGTCACTTGGCGGCATGGAACGGCCACCTGGCCGCGCTGACCCACACGCATGATTACCTGCCGCTACTGCAGCGAGCGGCGCAAATGGCCATGCTCAGCGATATCCTCCAGACACCGCTGCGTCTGCAGCACGCCGGTCGCGACTACGAATTGTCCGCCGTGCGCATGGAGGCCGACGACAGCCGGCGCAGTACCGGCTTCTTCCTCCTGGCGGCGGACATCACCACCCAGATCCGCACCATTCAGCAAAACACACGTAACCTGCTGCTGGTCGGCATCGGCGGCTGGCTTGCCGCTGAACTGCTGCTGCTGGCCATTCTGCTACGGCCGATGGCCAGGCTGCGCCGGCTGGCCGGTGTCCTTCCCATCCTGGCCCAAGGCGGCTTCGCCAAGGCGCGCAGCGTCATACCCGTTCCGAACAGCCGCTTCGAGGACGAGATCGACGTGTTGGAGGACACCACTCTGGCGCTCGCCGACCAATTGGAAGCGCTGGAGCAAGAGGTCTCTACCCGAGGGCAACAGCTTGCCGAGCGAGTGGACGAGTTGGCACGCGAACGCGATTTCGTCGGCAGCCTGCTGGATACCGCACGCGTCTTCATCGTCACCCAAAACGACCAGGGCAGCATCACGCTGATCAACGACTACGCCCTCACGACCCTGGCCATGCAGGAGGAGCGCCTGCTGGGTCGAGCGTTCGACGACATCTTCATTTCCCGCAGCGACAACGGCACCAATGAGGATACCTCCCAGGAGGAGCGCAGCCTGGTGACGGCGAATGGAAGGCAGCGGATCATCGCCTGGTACCATGCCCCCCTGGCATCACATAGCGACTCTCGGGCGGCACGGATCTCGGTCGGGCTCGACATCACCGAGCGCAAGCTGGCCGAAGCGCGCCTCACCTGGCTGGCCGAGCGTGATCCGCTGACGGAGCTGTACAACCGGCGCTACTTCCAGGAGGCGCTGGGTCTCGTCATGCGGCGAGGACGCTGCGGCGCAGTGTTGCTGCTCGACCTCGACCACTTCAAGGACGTCAACGAACTCAGCGGCCACCATACCGGCGACCAGCTCCTGCGCATGGTGGCGGATACGCTGTTTCAGGAGTTCGGCCATTGCGGCATCATCGCGCGCCTGGGCGGCGACGAGTTCGCCATGTTGCTGGAGGGTGCCGACACCCGGCGCGCCATCAGCATCGCCAAGCAGATCACCCCGCTACTCGACAATACTGGCCTGGATGCCGGCGGCCAGCGCCACAGGGCGACCGCGAGCCTCGGCATCGCCCTGTTCCCGGTGCATGGCGACAACCCTGCCGACCTGATGGCCAACGCCGACCTGGCCATGTACAAGGCGAAGGAGAGCGGCTCCCAGCGCTGGCATCTTCTCTCGACGCTGGAGCGTGCCAAGGATGAGCTTCAGGAGCGCGTCTACTGGGTGGAGCGGATTCGTCAGGCCATCGATGAGGAAGGATTCGAGTTGATGGTGCAGCCGATCGTGCGCTTGAGCGATGGCGACGTGAGGCATTATGAAGTGCTCCTGCGCATGCGTGGCCCCCAGGGCGCACTCATCTCTCCGGCTCACTTCATACCCGTGGCGGAACGCAGCGGCCAGATCGTGCAGATCGACCGCTGGGTGCTACGCAACAGCCTGCGCGCCCTGAGCCGCGTTCAGGCCCAAGGCATCAGCCTCGCCGTCAACCTCTCGGGCCAGACCCTGCACGACGAGGGACTCAAGCAATTCCTCATGGAAGAGCTGTCGGCCACCGGTGCCGATCCGCACCATCTGATCCTGGAGATCACAGAAACGGCTGCTGTCACCGATTTTTCCAGCGCTCGCGGGGTTCTCCAGGCCCTGCGTGACCTGGGTTGTCGCACCGCCCTCGATGATTTCGGCGTCGGCTTCAGCAGCTTCCACTACCTCGGCGAGCTGCCTGTCGATTTCATCAAGATCGATGGTGCCTTCATTCGCACCCTGCACACGAACACTGACAGCCAGGTCATCGTCAAGGCCATAGCCGACATCGCGGCAGGCTTCGGCAAGCTGGCCATCGCCGAATTCGTGGATCAGGAAGCACTGATACCGATCCTGACGTCTTACGGCATCGCCTATGGTCAGGGCTACCATCTGGGGAAGCCAGCCCCATTGCGCGATACTTTTTGA
- a CDS encoding DUF3541 domain-containing protein produces the protein MAEGALHRLSVGRWFMLLLLAWLAGCALQVSPPPGDHRAIGQAIQAVYEAALPELPHDKQRHYAQRLYRISGDARYLGPIEAHGRLLLTQLERDISGLEEPGYASARAREIVANYPRRTAKQRARQVMLAEWGEIAFGRQLLFRLIQADYYGLLETIPDHERALDYLASLAWQRFLTDPEVMRLYTAQVANQAWFLHQLAVVDLRQEMREAFHVAFPPHAVAALDQADYRNRLYGMTHIVIADSRYYQGWVPAGRHAWILDAFAAEIERILDQATEDIQAEVALSFLLTGQENHPVVARIRQRLVEAIDPATGIIPSPKGETDLARGEHRNVLAFMVLTWPGRLYPGPDLSRLLHQVEQVSIGEYPGQLAGELLPDPPVGVDQLAVHVLLGDEVVDIEGVALAM, from the coding sequence ATGGCTGAAGGCGCCTTGCATCGCCTGTCGGTCGGGCGGTGGTTCATGCTGCTGTTGCTCGCATGGCTGGCCGGCTGCGCTCTCCAGGTTTCGCCGCCACCCGGCGATCACCGGGCCATCGGTCAAGCGATTCAGGCCGTCTACGAGGCTGCCTTGCCCGAGCTACCCCACGACAAGCAGCGCCACTATGCCCAGCGGCTCTATCGTATCAGCGGTGACGCGCGCTATCTCGGCCCCATCGAGGCGCATGGCCGTTTGCTACTGACTCAGCTCGAACGTGACATCAGCGGCCTCGAAGAGCCCGGCTATGCGTCGGCTCGCGCCCGCGAGATCGTGGCGAACTATCCACGTCGCACGGCCAAGCAGCGCGCCAGGCAGGTGATGCTGGCGGAGTGGGGCGAGATCGCGTTCGGTCGTCAACTTCTGTTTCGCCTGATCCAGGCGGATTACTACGGCCTGCTGGAAACGATTCCCGACCATGAGCGGGCGCTTGACTACCTTGCGAGCCTGGCATGGCAGCGTTTCCTCACCGACCCCGAGGTCATGCGCCTGTATACCGCCCAGGTGGCGAATCAGGCCTGGTTCCTGCACCAGTTGGCTGTCGTCGACCTGCGCCAGGAGATGCGCGAGGCGTTTCATGTCGCCTTTCCCCCGCATGCCGTGGCGGCTCTAGACCAGGCCGACTACCGCAACCGACTGTACGGCATGACCCATATCGTGATCGCCGACAGTCGTTACTACCAAGGCTGGGTCCCGGCCGGGCGTCATGCCTGGATACTGGATGCCTTTGCCGCCGAGATCGAGCGCATCCTCGATCAGGCCACCGAGGACATCCAGGCCGAGGTGGCCCTCAGCTTCCTGCTGACGGGGCAAGAGAACCATCCTGTCGTGGCGCGGATACGCCAGCGCCTGGTCGAGGCCATCGACCCTGCCACGGGCATCATACCTTCGCCGAAAGGCGAGACCGATCTGGCCCGCGGCGAGCATCGCAACGTGTTGGCGTTCATGGTGCTCACCTGGCCGGGACGACTGTACCCGGGCCCTGATCTGTCACGACTGCTCCACCAGGTTGAGCAGGTCTCTATCGGCGAGTACCCGGGGCAACTGGCCGGCGAGCTGCTGCCGGATCCGCCGGTAGGGGTCGACCAGCTCGCGGTGCATGTCCTGCTGGGCGACGAAGTTGTCGATATAGAAGGCGTTGCGCTGGCCATGTAG
- a CDS encoding trimeric intracellular cation channel family protein: MTALVYWLDMAGVIVFALSGVILACRSRMDPFGMLVLAAVTGIGGGTLRDLVLGVRPVFWVADPTYLWVILATVGLSIVGFHYIHRLSRVFLPVADAFGLALFTVIGAHKALQLETPGVVAVLMGLLTGVAGGMVRDVLARRVPMVLRQEVYATASIAGGIAYVGLGALNVPAGIAIGLALAVTLGLRLAAIHWGLALPVFAWVVIPPPVEPPSTDDSSRVDAVADNTAGRRAVRPKVRVRMISPRKRSRKDG, translated from the coding sequence TTGACGGCGCTGGTGTACTGGCTGGACATGGCGGGCGTGATCGTCTTCGCCCTTTCGGGGGTGATCTTGGCCTGCCGCTCGCGCATGGATCCGTTCGGCATGCTGGTGCTGGCGGCGGTCACGGGCATCGGCGGCGGCACCCTGCGCGATTTGGTGCTCGGTGTGCGCCCGGTGTTCTGGGTTGCCGACCCCACCTACCTGTGGGTGATACTCGCCACCGTGGGTCTGTCGATCGTCGGTTTCCATTACATTCACCGTCTCTCCCGCGTCTTCCTGCCGGTGGCCGATGCTTTCGGCCTGGCGTTGTTCACCGTGATCGGCGCTCACAAGGCGCTGCAACTGGAGACACCCGGCGTGGTGGCGGTGCTGATGGGGCTTCTGACCGGTGTGGCCGGCGGCATGGTGCGTGACGTGCTGGCACGCCGGGTGCCGATGGTGCTGCGCCAGGAGGTCTACGCCACGGCCTCCATCGCCGGTGGTATCGCCTACGTGGGGTTGGGGGCGCTGAACGTACCGGCCGGGATCGCCATTGGCCTGGCGCTCGCGGTGACGCTGGGCCTGCGCCTGGCGGCCATCCACTGGGGACTCGCGCTGCCGGTGTTCGCCTGGGTCGTCATTCCGCCGCCGGTGGAGCCACCCTCGACTGACGACAGCTCTCGGGTCGACGCGGTCGCCGACAACACGGCCGGAAGGAGGGCGGTACGCCCCAAGGTGAGGGTCCGCATGATTTCGCCCCGAAAGCGGAGCAGAAAAGATGGCTGA
- a CDS encoding helix-turn-helix domain-containing protein, which yields MDDTMMTESQAEPGSLSTRVIELRKRRGLTLEQLAAASGVSRSMLSQIERGKANPTLAVTLRIAQAFDMNIGDLVDQPWTASRIEVVRGNDASQLFRDDHDCRIRTLSPLHMEKNVEFYEIRLAPGACLQSAAHFEGTRELLTVTQGQARIVAGENRCELNPGDSAHYHADLEHTIENCGEGELVSFLVVTYQ from the coding sequence GTGGACGATACGATGATGACCGAATCGCAGGCCGAACCCGGCAGCCTCTCCACTCGCGTGATCGAACTGCGCAAGCGGCGCGGGCTCACCCTGGAGCAGCTGGCAGCGGCCTCGGGGGTCAGCCGCTCGATGCTCAGCCAGATCGAGCGCGGCAAGGCCAATCCCACTCTGGCGGTGACGCTGCGTATCGCCCAGGCCTTCGACATGAACATCGGCGACCTGGTGGACCAGCCCTGGACGGCCTCGCGCATCGAAGTGGTGCGCGGCAACGATGCCAGCCAGCTGTTTCGCGACGATCACGATTGCCGTATTCGTACGCTCTCGCCGTTACACATGGAGAAGAACGTCGAGTTCTACGAGATCCGACTCGCGCCGGGAGCGTGTCTGCAGAGCGCCGCCCACTTCGAGGGGACCCGGGAACTGCTGACCGTGACCCAGGGCCAGGCACGGATCGTGGCGGGAGAGAACCGCTGCGAGCTGAACCCGGGCGATTCGGCGCATTATCATGCCGACCTGGAACACACCATCGAGAACTGCGGCGAGGGGGAACTGGTGAGCTTCCTCGTCGTGACTTATCAATGA
- the tdh gene encoding L-threonine 3-dehydrogenase: protein MKALIKKEAAPGLWLDEVPDPEVGINDVLIKVKRTAICGTDVHIYKWDSWAQKTIPVPMVVGHEFVGEIVEVGSNVNDFHPGQIVSGEGHVVCGRCRNCLAGRRHLCAHTSGVGVNRPGAFAEYLALPMSNVWEHKPGIDLDVAALFDPLGNAVHTALQFDLLGEDVLITGAGPIGAMAAAVCRHAGARHVVITDLNPGRLELAKRLGATRTVNVEREKLADVQRELGLTEGFDVGLEMSGSPAAFRDMLANMCHGGKVSMLGIPTEEIAIDWNTVIFNMLTLKGIYGREMYETWYKMSVMIESGLDISPVITHRLPYTEFQRGFDAMLSGEASKVVLNWET from the coding sequence ATGAAAGCACTGATCAAGAAGGAGGCGGCACCCGGCCTGTGGCTGGATGAGGTGCCGGACCCAGAGGTCGGCATCAATGACGTGCTGATCAAGGTGAAGCGCACCGCCATCTGCGGCACCGACGTACACATCTACAAGTGGGACAGCTGGGCTCAGAAGACCATCCCCGTGCCCATGGTGGTGGGCCACGAGTTCGTCGGCGAGATCGTCGAGGTCGGCTCCAACGTCAACGACTTCCATCCCGGTCAGATCGTCTCCGGCGAGGGTCACGTGGTGTGCGGTCGCTGCCGCAACTGCCTGGCCGGGCGCCGCCACCTGTGCGCCCACACCAGCGGCGTGGGGGTCAATCGCCCGGGTGCCTTCGCCGAGTACCTCGCCCTGCCCATGTCCAACGTCTGGGAACACAAGCCGGGCATCGACCTCGACGTGGCGGCGCTGTTCGACCCCCTGGGCAATGCCGTGCACACCGCGCTGCAGTTCGACCTGCTCGGCGAGGACGTGCTGATCACCGGCGCCGGACCCATCGGTGCCATGGCCGCCGCGGTGTGCCGTCACGCCGGGGCGAGACACGTGGTGATCACCGACCTCAACCCGGGCCGCCTGGAACTGGCCAAGCGCCTGGGCGCCACCCGCACGGTGAACGTGGAACGCGAAAAACTCGCCGACGTGCAGCGCGAACTGGGCCTCACCGAGGGCTTCGACGTAGGCCTCGAGATGTCCGGCAGCCCGGCCGCCTTCCGCGACATGCTGGCCAACATGTGCCACGGCGGCAAGGTGTCGATGCTCGGTATCCCCACCGAGGAGATCGCCATCGACTGGAACACGGTGATCTTCAACATGCTGACGCTGAAGGGTATCTACGGCCGCGAGATGTACGAGACCTGGTACAAGATGTCGGTAATGATCGAGTCCGGACTCGACATCTCGCCGGTGATTACCCATCGCCTGCCCTACACCGAGTTCCAGCGCGGCTTCGATGCCATGCTGAGCGGTGAAGCGAGCAAGGTGGTTCTCAACTGGGAGACATGA
- the kbl gene encoding glycine C-acetyltransferase, with the protein MYGAFRQHLRGELDAIRQAGLYKHERQLTTPQGAHVGINAGREVLNLCANNYLGLAQHPEINAAAKAGLEEWGYGLASVRFICGTQSLHKQLEQRLTDFLGTEDTILYPSCFDANGGLFETLLGAEDAVISDELNHASIIDGVRLSKAKRYRYRNNDMADLEEQLKAAERDGARFKLITTDGVFSMDGYIARLDEICDLAERYGALVHFDDCHATGFLGEGGRGTHEYRGCMDRIDITTGTLGKALGGASGGYTSGKREVVELLRQRSRPYLFSNTVAPPVVAGALKALELAVESRELRDRLRENTAFLREGLERLGFELLPGEHPIVPVMLHDAGLAARFAEEMLKEGVYVIAFSYPVVPQGRARIRTQMSAALTRDDLEFALAAFGRVKERLGL; encoded by the coding sequence ATGTACGGAGCCTTTCGACAGCACCTGCGCGGCGAGCTCGACGCCATTCGTCAGGCGGGGCTGTACAAGCACGAACGCCAGCTGACCACGCCCCAGGGCGCCCATGTCGGGATCAATGCCGGCCGGGAGGTGCTCAACCTGTGCGCCAACAACTACCTCGGCTTGGCCCAGCACCCCGAGATCAACGCCGCGGCGAAGGCGGGCCTCGAGGAGTGGGGCTATGGGCTTGCCTCGGTGCGCTTCATCTGCGGCACCCAGAGCCTGCACAAGCAGCTCGAACAGCGCTTGACCGACTTCCTCGGCACCGAGGACACCATCCTCTACCCCTCCTGCTTCGATGCCAATGGCGGGCTGTTCGAGACCCTGCTCGGCGCCGAGGACGCGGTAATCTCCGACGAACTCAACCACGCCAGCATCATCGACGGCGTGCGACTGTCCAAGGCCAAGCGCTACCGCTACCGCAACAATGACATGGCCGATCTGGAGGAGCAGCTCAAGGCCGCCGAACGCGACGGCGCGCGCTTCAAGCTGATCACTACCGACGGTGTGTTCTCCATGGATGGCTACATCGCCCGGCTCGACGAAATCTGCGACCTCGCCGAGCGCTACGGGGCACTCGTACACTTCGACGACTGCCACGCCACCGGCTTTCTCGGCGAAGGCGGGCGCGGCACCCACGAGTACCGTGGCTGCATGGATCGCATCGACATCACCACCGGCACCCTGGGCAAGGCGCTGGGCGGCGCCAGCGGCGGTTACACCAGCGGCAAGCGCGAGGTGGTCGAGTTGCTGCGCCAGCGCTCGCGCCCCTACCTGTTCTCCAATACCGTGGCGCCGCCGGTGGTCGCCGGCGCGCTGAAGGCCCTCGAACTCGCCGTCGAGTCCCGCGAACTGCGCGATCGCCTGCGGGAGAACACTGCCTTCTTACGCGAAGGCCTGGAGCGACTGGGCTTCGAACTGCTGCCCGGCGAACACCCCATCGTCCCGGTAATGCTGCACGACGCAGGACTCGCCGCTCGCTTCGCCGAAGAGATGCTCAAGGAGGGTGTCTACGTGATCGCCTTCTCCTATCCGGTCGTACCCCAGGGCCGCGCGCGCATTCGCACCCAGATGTCCGCCGCCCTGACCCGCGATGACCTGGAGTTCGCCCTTGCCGCTTTCGGCCGGGTGAAAGAGCGCTTGGGGCTGTAG